The Punica granatum isolate Tunisia-2019 chromosome 4, ASM765513v2, whole genome shotgun sequence genome has a window encoding:
- the LOC116205273 gene encoding uncharacterized protein LOC116205273 isoform X2, with product MDAVELPYPVDVVAGAPVCKLMGSDGFGRALVGPTVKEAEHRDFDRPVTLASPPSIERFSALHGEKGTAHASKSLFEGKIAATGYRGHNDLLPSFKNKDFCPNPSTGHTKFIQLPGGDERQLQLKAGKVSRSNGKCSKRARITREEESSSSRITDAHEVGDLSSKALVKSTFLERSQSGKQRNIGSKRGDRRNFKFPLRTKSDYFPVKGCSSVSNLSTAGSNALGVYGLKSDIHDVMKLVNDLSLKEILEGTIKCPILGKEKGKKAANANEAIIQSVRKVCCMLQPVKSSKSQNLPDFDNPDIKVCSSLLSSASLEESAVDDDSGDPNKVELSSCNEESYRKSEMTPVHPLGTPVYLPLDLFKRLALPAPKDLDSLLVDAAKPISSSKSASDLRSGKQVLARRGGLPPFPWSHAFNGYSRTNSDAAKLATGRSTCPGKWVRMKDPAALFRGTLDSFTDLDSITYDWNLVPCRTVEMVALESKIATDESPALPFGELGSSSSAAFSVASGAPLGCGDEMEHQQQGDCSSSLIAAAQTLCEIATSSRKKSLDKTKWPKKQPSQKAMKAWKLKLGNDKPEELPASPLRPNGLVTYPDKIWPSKKPKFSTTERCFAKAPISWATPRSSRSSPSRLVRESISETKLSVVNISKPRKLILPDWNDGREGLQ from the exons ATGGACGCAGTGGAGCTGCCCTATCCGGTTGATGTGGTGGCGGGAGCACCAGTGTGTAAGCTCATGGGCTCGGATGGCTTCGGTAGAGCTTTGGTTGGGCCCACTGTGAAGGAAGCTGAGCATCGCGATTTTGACCGCCCCGTCACGCTCGCAAGCCCCCCCTCGATTGAGCGGTTCAGTGCGCTTCACGGCGAAAAAG GCACTGCCCATGCTTCTAAGTCACTTTTTGAGGGAAAAATTGCGGCCACTGGATATCGCGGGCACAATGATTTGCTGCCCAGTTTCAAGAACAAAGATTTCTGTCCAAATCCTTCAACTGGCCACACAAAATTTATCCAGCTTCCTGGTGGCGATGAACGCCAATTGCAACTTAAAGCAGGCAAGGTTTCAAGAAGTAATGGTAAATGTTCCAAAAGAGCACGCATAACTCGAGAAGAAGAATCTTCAAGTTCAAGAATTACTGATGCTCATGAAGTAGGAGACTTATCCAGCAAAGCTTTGGTTAAAAGTACCTTTCTAG AGAGGAGTCAATCAGGCAAACAAAGGAATATAGGTAGCAAACGTGGCGATAGGAGAAATTTCAAGTTTCCCCTGAGGACTAAAAGTGATTATTTCCCCGTGAAGGGATGCTCTTCGGTTTCTAACTTATCGACAGCTGGCAGCAATGCTCTAG GAGTATATGGTCTGAAGTCAGATATCCACGATGTTATGAAGCTTGTCAATGATCTATCACTGAAAGAGATCCTTGAGGGTACAATCAAGTGTCCCATCTTAGGCaaagaaaaggggaagaaagcagcaaatgcgaaCGAAGCTATAATACAGTCGGTCAGAAAGGTCTGCTGTATGCTTCAACCAGTAAAGTCTAGCAAATCCCAGAACCTTCCCGATTTTGATAACCCGGACATAAAAGTATGCAGCTCTTTATTGAGCTCTGCTTCCTTGGAAGAAAGTGCAGTTGATGATGACTCTGGAGATCCGAACAAAGTGGAACTGTCTTCATGTAATGAG GAGTCTTATAGGAAGTCTGAAATGACACCAGTGCATCCGCTTGGTACACCTGTCTATCTGCCTCTGGACTTGTTTAAAAGGTTGGCACTTCCAGCGCCCAAAGACTTGGATTCTCTGCTCGTTGATGCCGCCAAACCCATTTCATCTTCAAAGAGTGCGTCTGATCTTCGGTCGGGCAAGCAAGTACTTGCTCGCCGAGGAGGGCTACCACCTTTTCCTTGGTCACATGCCTTCAATGGATACAGTCGGACCAATTCTGATGCAGCGAAGTTGGCCACAGGGAGATCCACCTGCCCAGGTAAATGGGTGAGGATGAAGGACCCTGCAGCTTTATTCAGGGGTACCCTTGATAGTTTCACGGACTTGGACTCTATCACTTATGATTGGAACTTGGTCCCTTGCCGAACAGTAGAAATGGTAGCATTGGAAAGCAAAATTGCCACTGATGAATCTCCTGCATTACCTTTTGGTGAGTtaggttcatcatcatcagcagCTTTTTCTGTTGCCTCTGGGGCTCCTTTAG GATGTGGAGATGAGATGGAGCATCAGCAACAAG GGGACTGCTCATCTAGTCTAATAGCTGCTGCTCAAACACTGTGCGAGATTGCAACCTCTTCAAGGAAGAAAAGCCTTGACAAGACAAAATGGCCCAAGAAGCAGCCCTCGCAGAAGGCAATGAAAGCCTGGAAGTTGAAACTGGGCAACGACAAGCCTGAAGAACTACCAGCCAGCCCATTGAGACCTAATGGTCTCGTAACGTATCCTGACAAAATATGGCCCTCGAAGAAGCCGAAATTCTCCACAACAGAGAGGTGCTTTGCTAAGGCACCAATTAGTTGGGCCACTCCACGATCGAGTCGATCATCACCAAGCAGGCTAGTCAGGGAGTCCATTTCTGAGACTAAACTTTCCGTAGTCAACATTTCGAAGCCAAGGAAATTGATACTGCCTGATTGGAACGACGGGAGGGAAGGGTTGCAATGA
- the LOC116205273 gene encoding uncharacterized protein LOC116205273 isoform X1, which produces MDAVELPYPVDVVAGAPVCKLMGSDGFGRALVGPTVKEAEHRDFDRPVTLASPPSIERFSALHGEKDVAGTAHASKSLFEGKIAATGYRGHNDLLPSFKNKDFCPNPSTGHTKFIQLPGGDERQLQLKAGKVSRSNGKCSKRARITREEESSSSRITDAHEVGDLSSKALVKSTFLERSQSGKQRNIGSKRGDRRNFKFPLRTKSDYFPVKGCSSVSNLSTAGSNALGVYGLKSDIHDVMKLVNDLSLKEILEGTIKCPILGKEKGKKAANANEAIIQSVRKVCCMLQPVKSSKSQNLPDFDNPDIKVCSSLLSSASLEESAVDDDSGDPNKVELSSCNEESYRKSEMTPVHPLGTPVYLPLDLFKRLALPAPKDLDSLLVDAAKPISSSKSASDLRSGKQVLARRGGLPPFPWSHAFNGYSRTNSDAAKLATGRSTCPGKWVRMKDPAALFRGTLDSFTDLDSITYDWNLVPCRTVEMVALESKIATDESPALPFGELGSSSSAAFSVASGAPLGCGDEMEHQQQGDCSSSLIAAAQTLCEIATSSRKKSLDKTKWPKKQPSQKAMKAWKLKLGNDKPEELPASPLRPNGLVTYPDKIWPSKKPKFSTTERCFAKAPISWATPRSSRSSPSRLVRESISETKLSVVNISKPRKLILPDWNDGREGLQ; this is translated from the exons ATGGACGCAGTGGAGCTGCCCTATCCGGTTGATGTGGTGGCGGGAGCACCAGTGTGTAAGCTCATGGGCTCGGATGGCTTCGGTAGAGCTTTGGTTGGGCCCACTGTGAAGGAAGCTGAGCATCGCGATTTTGACCGCCCCGTCACGCTCGCAAGCCCCCCCTCGATTGAGCGGTTCAGTGCGCTTCACGGCGAAAAAG ATGTGGCAGGCACTGCCCATGCTTCTAAGTCACTTTTTGAGGGAAAAATTGCGGCCACTGGATATCGCGGGCACAATGATTTGCTGCCCAGTTTCAAGAACAAAGATTTCTGTCCAAATCCTTCAACTGGCCACACAAAATTTATCCAGCTTCCTGGTGGCGATGAACGCCAATTGCAACTTAAAGCAGGCAAGGTTTCAAGAAGTAATGGTAAATGTTCCAAAAGAGCACGCATAACTCGAGAAGAAGAATCTTCAAGTTCAAGAATTACTGATGCTCATGAAGTAGGAGACTTATCCAGCAAAGCTTTGGTTAAAAGTACCTTTCTAG AGAGGAGTCAATCAGGCAAACAAAGGAATATAGGTAGCAAACGTGGCGATAGGAGAAATTTCAAGTTTCCCCTGAGGACTAAAAGTGATTATTTCCCCGTGAAGGGATGCTCTTCGGTTTCTAACTTATCGACAGCTGGCAGCAATGCTCTAG GAGTATATGGTCTGAAGTCAGATATCCACGATGTTATGAAGCTTGTCAATGATCTATCACTGAAAGAGATCCTTGAGGGTACAATCAAGTGTCCCATCTTAGGCaaagaaaaggggaagaaagcagcaaatgcgaaCGAAGCTATAATACAGTCGGTCAGAAAGGTCTGCTGTATGCTTCAACCAGTAAAGTCTAGCAAATCCCAGAACCTTCCCGATTTTGATAACCCGGACATAAAAGTATGCAGCTCTTTATTGAGCTCTGCTTCCTTGGAAGAAAGTGCAGTTGATGATGACTCTGGAGATCCGAACAAAGTGGAACTGTCTTCATGTAATGAG GAGTCTTATAGGAAGTCTGAAATGACACCAGTGCATCCGCTTGGTACACCTGTCTATCTGCCTCTGGACTTGTTTAAAAGGTTGGCACTTCCAGCGCCCAAAGACTTGGATTCTCTGCTCGTTGATGCCGCCAAACCCATTTCATCTTCAAAGAGTGCGTCTGATCTTCGGTCGGGCAAGCAAGTACTTGCTCGCCGAGGAGGGCTACCACCTTTTCCTTGGTCACATGCCTTCAATGGATACAGTCGGACCAATTCTGATGCAGCGAAGTTGGCCACAGGGAGATCCACCTGCCCAGGTAAATGGGTGAGGATGAAGGACCCTGCAGCTTTATTCAGGGGTACCCTTGATAGTTTCACGGACTTGGACTCTATCACTTATGATTGGAACTTGGTCCCTTGCCGAACAGTAGAAATGGTAGCATTGGAAAGCAAAATTGCCACTGATGAATCTCCTGCATTACCTTTTGGTGAGTtaggttcatcatcatcagcagCTTTTTCTGTTGCCTCTGGGGCTCCTTTAG GATGTGGAGATGAGATGGAGCATCAGCAACAAG GGGACTGCTCATCTAGTCTAATAGCTGCTGCTCAAACACTGTGCGAGATTGCAACCTCTTCAAGGAAGAAAAGCCTTGACAAGACAAAATGGCCCAAGAAGCAGCCCTCGCAGAAGGCAATGAAAGCCTGGAAGTTGAAACTGGGCAACGACAAGCCTGAAGAACTACCAGCCAGCCCATTGAGACCTAATGGTCTCGTAACGTATCCTGACAAAATATGGCCCTCGAAGAAGCCGAAATTCTCCACAACAGAGAGGTGCTTTGCTAAGGCACCAATTAGTTGGGCCACTCCACGATCGAGTCGATCATCACCAAGCAGGCTAGTCAGGGAGTCCATTTCTGAGACTAAACTTTCCGTAGTCAACATTTCGAAGCCAAGGAAATTGATACTGCCTGATTGGAACGACGGGAGGGAAGGGTTGCAATGA